Below is a window of Pseudarthrobacter equi DNA.
GGATGCCCATGGTGGGAAGTACCGCGTTCCCGCGGGCGCTTTCGTCCATGAGGATCCCGCCGCCGCGGTAATGGTCCTTCAGCCAGCGCGCGGCGGCGAACGAATCGGTGTTGGACTCGCGGGACATGCGCCCCTCGGCCAGGATGGCCAGCCGGCCGGCGGGGTCCTGCAGCCACCACGCGTTCTGCGCGGCGAGGGCCAGCAGGAGCGCGGCAGCCACCAGGGAGCGCGCACGACGGCGGCGCGTCACCTCGTGCACGAACGCCGCCACCAGCACGGCGGCCAGGGGCAGTGCGGTGAGGGCGAAACGGTTGTTCCACCAGGTGCTGGGGAGGGAGTGATCGTTGTTGATGGCGGTCTGCCCCAGGTACAGGCTCACCAGGGCGAAGGCGTAGGCGCTGCCGGTGACGGCGATCAGGAGGGTGCCGGTGGCCAGGCCGCGGCGGAACACCACCACCACAGCACCGCAGGCAGCCGCGGCGACCACCACCACGCCCAGGGTTTCGAACAGGGACCAGTGGAACGTCCAGAGGGTCAGGCCCAGGTTGCCCTTGGTGGGGAGCAGGCCGCCGTCGGTGATGTTTTTCTGCTGCGCGTAGGCCGAGTACTGGCCGAACATGAATTCCAGCGGGTTGCCGTAGATGGCCCAGTTGTAGGAGAGCCACCAGAGCACAGCGGCGGCGGGGACCATGGCGTAGCCGGAGGCCATTTTGATAGCTTCACGGACCTGCCCGGAGCGGCGCAGCTCGGTGATGAGGACAAAAAGGGTGCCCGTGAGCACCAGCGCCCAGCCCTCGTAGCGGGACAGCACCGCGGCGCCGGACGGGATCGCGGCGAACACGGCCAGCTCGCCGGCGCTCATCCTGCGGCGGCTGGTGGCCCAGTGCGCCAGCCCGGCCATGCCCGCCACCAGGCACATGAGCAGCACCGGTTCGGTGAGGGCGGTGGTGTAGGTGTAGAGGATGGCCGGGTTGGCCAGGACCACCAGCACGGCGGCCAGGCGCCCGGCCCGGCCGTAGCCCAGGCGGGCGGCAATCCGGTAGAGCCCGGAGGTGGTGGCGGCCAGGGCCAGGATGCCCAGGATGCAGGCGCCCCAGCCGGTGCTGAACATCCAGAGGTTGATGATGAACGGCATCAGGAGCAGGTGCGGCATGGGCAGCCACACGGTGCCCAGCTGTTCGAAGCCGGGGGCTTTGCTGTCGAACACGCGCCGGGCGATGGTGAGGTGGCTTTGGGCGTCCGAGTAGTCCAGGTTGCTGCCGGAGCTGGTGGTGTAAAGGCAGGCGAGGAACCCCACCACAGCCGCAGCCCCGGCGATCACGGCGGTGCCGGGCACGTGCCGGCCGGCCACCGGGGCGCCGAGTGAGGCCCAGGC
It encodes the following:
- a CDS encoding glycosyltransferase family 39 protein, which translates into the protein MASSLHTPPATRAVPARDAAGERTPRLARAWASLGAPVAGRHVPGTAVIAGAAAVVGFLACLYTTSSGSNLDYSDAQSHLTIARRVFDSKAPGFEQLGTVWLPMPHLLLMPFIINLWMFSTGWGACILGILALAATTSGLYRIAARLGYGRAGRLAAVLVVLANPAILYTYTTALTEPVLLMCLVAGMAGLAHWATSRRRMSAGELAVFAAIPSGAAVLSRYEGWALVLTGTLFVLITELRRSGQVREAIKMASGYAMVPAAAVLWWLSYNWAIYGNPLEFMFGQYSAYAQQKNITDGGLLPTKGNLGLTLWTFHWSLFETLGVVVVAAAACGAVVVVFRRGLATGTLLIAVTGSAYAFALVSLYLGQTAINNDHSLPSTWWNNRFALTALPLAAVLVAAFVHEVTRRRRARSLVAAALLLALAAQNAWWLQDPAGRLAILAEGRMSRESNTDSFAAARWLKDHYRGGGILMDESARGNAVLPTMGIPLSNIYNRASGDHFAPALEEPARYAEWVYVNVEAGAGPQDSGFTDLVYEAISADPTFNSRYAVAFTSPTHRIYERTVD